Genomic segment of Dehalococcoidia bacterium:
ATAACCACCGAGCTCATTTTGGTGGAATGGAATCCGCCGCCTGACCGCGACCCATTATACAAGGCGCTTGTCTTCCCGCAGGAATCGAGTTATCTGACCATTCGGGTTTTGGTGGTCCCGCCTCGCATCCACCAGCGCTACGAGAATGCCCATCTCTCTCCCATTAACAATTCGGTGGCCGTAAACTGCGGGATTCGACGGGCCAGGGGGCAGTTCGTCGTGCTGCGAGCCAGCGATATAATCTGGTCGGAAGAGGTATTGGCCTTGCTAGCCGCCGGCCAGCTCGAGCCAAATAGCAAGTACCGCTGTACGCGCTGTGACGTGGCAGCGGAGGTTCTCGAATACCACCATTGGACTGTGGCGCAGAAATTGGAGTTCTGTCGGGAGCATGTCACGACCAGGATGATCAAAATGAAATATTATGTTGGCGGGCTCCCGGATCTACGGCTCAACTCCGATGGCGATTTCCAGCTTCTTTCATTGGACAACATGAAAAAACTGCGGGGCTATAGGGAGTGCGCGCAGATCAATTCATCTTACTGCGACGGCTTGCTGGAATTTTGTGCTTACGCGGCCGGGATCAAGGATGTGCTGCTCGATTGCTCTATCTATAAGATCGAGCATGGCTCATCCTACAGAAACCGGATATTGCAGTCCATTATACCTTTCCCTGCCTGGCTGGGGAGATTCATTCCCGCTAATCTGTTCGGACCCTCTTTTGTGCGGCTGGCCCGGGCGAGCGGTATATCCAGGTGGCTCTATGACACACGAGTCATCAAGGTCCGCGGCATTCGGCAGCCGACCCGGCGGGAGTACTACGAGCTGTGTAAAAAAATTGTTCGGGGCCAAGCGGGTTATGTTCTGAATGAGGAGGATTGGGGGTTGGCGAATGAGGCGCTTGCCGAGAATTGTGTCCTGAAAGCCAATTGGGACCGCTCCTGAAGCAGTGGCGAGCAGGACGGCAGGTTGCAGGTGAGGTGACGCTACCTTGTCAGGTAGCATCCTCGTGTTATCCGTTCGCGCCAGTACACTAAAAGATCGTGTATTGTTTTCTCGAAAGGTATTTCCGGCTTCCAACCGGTGTGGGCTCTGAATTTCCCCGTGTCAGGGACTTGGAGATCAGCGTCAAGGGGACGTATCCGTTCCGGATCAACTTGCACCTCAATCTCCTTCTTCGTCGAGATCGAAATAAGAAAGTCGAGCATGCGTCCTACAGTGCAGGAAAAGGTGCCGCCGATATTGTAATAAGCTCCCGGGATCGGATTCACTGTGACCAGCAGGTAATAGGCCCGCACAGCATCACGCACGTCAGACCAGGTTCTGAGCGAATCGAGATTGCCGGTTTTCACCACCGGCGGAATCAAGCCCTGCTCGATCATGGCTATCTGCTTGGCAAATGTCGATTCGGCAAAGACATCACCCCGCCGCGGTCCGGTATGGGTGAACATGCGGGTGACCATGACTTTCTGGCCGTAGGCCTCGGCATGGAACCTGCCAATGAGGTCGGTGCCGATCTTGGAAATAGAATAGGGAGAAGCCGGATGGAACGAGCATTCTTCATCAATGGGCAGATTTTCCTTCGGCACCCGGCCGAAAACTTCGGAGGAAGAGCAGACATGAATGACAGGATCAACATCCTTGCAGTGCCGGAGCGCCTCGAGAAGCCGCTCGGTGCCAAGGATGTTAGTGTCCAGCGTCTGGAGCGGAGCAGTAAAGCTGGTTTTCGGATAGCTTTGGGCTGCCAAGTGGAAGACGTAGTCAGGGCGGCTTTTATCCACCGCTTGCTGGAGGGAAAGGTAATCGGTCAGGTCGCCTTCGATGAAATAAAGCCGATCCCGCCGGTTAGCCCGTTCCAGAAGATGGGCGACATTGTCAAGCGGACTGCGCCAGCGGCACATGCCGAAAATATCCCAGTCAGTATGCTCGAGCAAGTAGTCGGCGAGGTGCGATCCGACCATGCCGGTAATACCAGTGATAAGAGCCCGTGCGGTCATTTTATTCAGTCTCTTTCCGTTCGTTCGTAACGCATTTGTGAAATTTGCTCGGAGATGAGTCCCATCATGAAAATGATCACCGAGCTGGTCAGCAGCACGGCGGACATGTTGGTGAAACGATGCGAGGTGATGAACGTAAAAACGTAATAACCGATCCCCGCGAGGAAAAAGAAAAAGCTGATGGGCAAGAATACCCGGAAAGGTGAAAAAAGGGTGGCAACCTTGGTGATGATCAAAAAGAAGCGGACTCCATCCCGCAGCAAACTGATTTTGCTTTTCCCTTTCCGAGTGCCCGTTTTAATCGGCACGTATTTAATGCTTCTGCCGCTCCGGAGATAAGCGAGCGTCAATGTGGAAGGGTAGGAAAAGGTGTTGGGGAGCAAGTAAATGAATTTCCTGGCAGTTTCAGTCCTGACCGCTCGAAAACCGGAAGTGAGGTCTTCCACTTTGAATTTGGTAACGTACGAAGCCAAAGCGTTATAGATTCGGTTGGCGATGTTGCGGTGCAGGTTGGCCTGGGAGATGCGGCCGCGCGCTCCGACTATCATATCATAGCGTTCCCGGTGCTCCAAGAGCCGGCCGATATCGGCGGGGTTGTGCTGGCCATCGGCATCCATCATCACCACCCAGTCTCCGGAGGCACAGCGAAGGCCGGTTTTAACGGCTGCACCGTTGCCGATATTGTACGGATGGGGCCAGACATTGGCCCCCGCCTCGACAGCGATCCGCATGGTCTGGTCTGTCGAGCCGTCATCGACGACCAGGACCTCAAAGTTGGGATAGAGCTGCCGGATAGACTTGATCGTCTCACCGATGCTCGCTTCTTCGTTGTAGGCGGGCAAAAGAACGGTAATTAGCACAGAGATCCCCATATTTTTCATTGTGTCTTTACCATTCCGTAAAGCTTCTCCCTGCTGTTCACGGGCTGGCGAGGGCTCATCCTAGAGCATGCATCAGCGGCTGGCGTGCAGTATATTAGTTGCTTGGGCGAGCATGATATTGTCTTCTGTTAG
This window contains:
- a CDS encoding SDR family oxidoreductase, which translates into the protein MTARALITGITGMVGSHLADYLLEHTDWDIFGMCRWRSPLDNVAHLLERANRRDRLYFIEGDLTDYLSLQQAVDKSRPDYVFHLAAQSYPKTSFTAPLQTLDTNILGTERLLEALRHCKDVDPVIHVCSSSEVFGRVPKENLPIDEECSFHPASPYSISKIGTDLIGRFHAEAYGQKVMVTRMFTHTGPRRGDVFAESTFAKQIAMIEQGLIPPVVKTGNLDSLRTWSDVRDAVRAYYLLVTVNPIPGAYYNIGGTFSCTVGRMLDFLISISTKKEIEVQVDPERIRPLDADLQVPDTGKFRAHTGWKPEIPFEKTIHDLLVYWRERITRGCYLTR
- a CDS encoding glycosyltransferase family 2 protein, with product MKNMGISVLITVLLPAYNEEASIGETIKSIRQLYPNFEVLVVDDGSTDQTMRIAVEAGANVWPHPYNIGNGAAVKTGLRCASGDWVVMMDADGQHNPADIGRLLEHRERYDMIVGARGRISQANLHRNIANRIYNALASYVTKFKVEDLTSGFRAVRTETARKFIYLLPNTFSYPSTLTLAYLRSGRSIKYVPIKTGTRKGKSKISLLRDGVRFFLIITKVATLFSPFRVFLPISFFFFLAGIGYYVFTFITSHRFTNMSAVLLTSSVIIFMMGLISEQISQMRYERTERD